A single Candidatus Thalassolituus haligoni DNA region contains:
- a CDS encoding GspE/PulE family protein — translation MQSSADRQLSLTGLLEDMRRDKLLSSNDYEQALGIRRQSGEASLHPLTLLARQNFHDARPNGKTLTEDALCEWLAGRVGMTACQIDPLEIDVPLVTDVMSYAFAERHRILAVRVTSDELVVATAEPDVASWVGDLEHVSRRTIRRVLAAPSSIERYRVEFYQLANSVSRARGDHAGASAVQNLETMLELGKARAPDANDEHIVNIVDWLLQYAFDQRASDIHLEPRREVAHVRFRIDGVLHNVYELPAQVGTAVLARIKSLGRMNIAEKRKPQDSRLKSKTPSGQEVELRLSTLPTAFGEKLVMRIFDPQVLVRSFSELGFGKEDQRRWQQMVSNNHGIVFVTGPTGSGKTTTLYSTLKQLATTDVNVCSIEDPIEMVEASFNQMQVHPGIDLTFASGVRALLRQDPDIIMVGEVRDLETAEIAVQAALTGHLVLSTLHTNDAPSAFTRLQELGLPAYLIRSSVLGVMAQRLIRSLCPHCKKKQPTDEAVWKQLTAPWLVKTPEQVYTAVGCLECRGTGYMGRMGIYEVMPMTEALEPLVNEQTDQQKLRQAAMKEGMHSLRLSGAHKVAAGLTTMEEVMRVAPLARHSS, via the coding sequence ATGCAGTCTAGTGCTGATCGCCAACTGAGTCTCACCGGTCTGCTGGAGGATATGCGCAGAGACAAGTTGCTCAGCTCTAACGATTATGAACAGGCGTTGGGCATTCGCCGTCAATCTGGCGAAGCCAGCCTTCATCCGCTGACCTTGCTGGCGCGACAGAATTTTCACGATGCCCGTCCGAACGGCAAAACGTTGACAGAAGATGCCCTTTGCGAGTGGCTGGCCGGTCGAGTGGGGATGACTGCCTGCCAGATTGATCCACTGGAAATTGATGTGCCCTTGGTCACGGATGTGATGTCCTATGCCTTTGCCGAACGTCATCGTATTCTCGCAGTGCGGGTGACCAGTGATGAACTGGTGGTGGCTACGGCGGAACCGGATGTGGCCAGTTGGGTGGGTGATCTGGAGCATGTCTCCCGGCGCACAATTCGCCGAGTACTGGCGGCACCTTCATCCATAGAGCGTTATCGGGTTGAATTTTATCAGCTGGCCAACTCGGTTAGCCGTGCGCGTGGTGATCATGCCGGTGCCAGTGCGGTACAGAATCTGGAAACCATGCTGGAGCTGGGCAAGGCCCGAGCTCCAGACGCCAATGATGAGCATATTGTCAATATTGTTGACTGGCTGTTGCAGTACGCTTTTGATCAGCGCGCCAGTGATATTCACCTGGAACCGCGCCGCGAGGTAGCCCATGTCCGCTTCCGGATTGATGGTGTACTGCATAATGTGTACGAGTTGCCTGCCCAGGTGGGCACTGCGGTGTTGGCGCGGATCAAATCGCTCGGACGTATGAATATTGCTGAAAAACGCAAGCCACAGGACAGTCGGCTGAAGTCAAAGACGCCTTCCGGGCAAGAAGTGGAATTACGTTTGTCGACCTTGCCAACCGCCTTTGGTGAAAAGCTGGTGATGCGTATTTTTGATCCGCAGGTACTGGTGCGCAGCTTTTCCGAGCTGGGTTTTGGCAAGGAAGACCAGCGCCGCTGGCAGCAAATGGTCAGCAATAATCACGGCATCGTATTTGTCACCGGTCCTACCGGTTCCGGTAAAACGACGACGCTTTATTCCACGCTGAAGCAGTTGGCGACGACGGATGTAAACGTGTGCAGCATTGAAGACCCGATTGAAATGGTGGAAGCGTCTTTTAATCAGATGCAGGTGCATCCGGGTATAGACCTGACCTTTGCCAGCGGGGTGCGGGCTTTGCTGCGGCAGGATCCTGACATCATCATGGTAGGAGAGGTTCGAGACCTTGAAACGGCAGAGATTGCGGTGCAGGCAGCGCTGACGGGTCATCTGGTCTTGTCGACGTTGCATACCAATGATGCGCCTTCGGCGTTTACCCGATTGCAGGAGTTGGGTTTGCCAGCTTATCTGATACGCTCCAGTGTGCTGGGTGTGATGGCGCAACGGTTGATTCGTTCATTGTGCCCTCACTGCAAGAAAAAACAGCCCACTGACGAAGCGGTATGGAAGCAATTGACGGCACCATGGTTGGTGAAAACCCCCGAACAGGTGTACACCGCCGTTGGCTGTCTTGAGTGCCGAGGTACCGGTTATATGGGCCGTATGGGTATCTATGAAGTGATGCCGATGACCGAAGCACTGGAACCCCTGGTCAATGAGCAAACGGATCAGCAAAAACTGCGGCAGGCCGCGATGAAAGAAGGCATGCACAGCTTGCGTCTCAGTGGTGCCCACAAGGTCGCAGCGGGTTTGACAACAATGGAAGAGGTAATGCGTGTCGCGCCATTAGCTCGTCATTCAAGCTGA
- a CDS encoding inorganic triphosphatase, with protein MLAQPDERHDNSVMTYEIELKLRFAPDKTAALQQALDSRATRGGHSTLNNTYFDTEEGALSRQTCALRIRQKGETAFEQTLKTLGSSQGGLTVRHEWNWPLDQGQLDASLLASDEVLGHWPEGISADSLMPLFNTHFERQRWIWQLGQSEVEIVLDQGLVQAQGAEIPLCELELELLQGDPAVIWRMAEALCAEVPLWISDISKAERGYRLLGLGRDWQQPGDVFEVGVDFANLPDQLNNCFEWIKRALETLLWEAPPPTTQLAVGFAAHLLAFFTLARLEPSYRQCLPTVTLVNPSLALTSACLVRTEFAQQSPVVQCAVTDIAEWRDQPMLAQTLLKLGRWLWQLQTSTSTPLPQQGKMTFDRLLAQCQSDPEHRGAGLEQPQRLVEWMLLDDGLALTSRWHHDVRTSAAELLGLQLELTAIRHYTPTLNSEDWRQRCQQRDDRRLHLSSLLIQLSEQRPLV; from the coding sequence GTGCTTGCGCAACCTGACGAGCGTCATGACAATAGCGTCATGACTTATGAAATCGAGCTCAAATTACGTTTTGCTCCAGACAAGACGGCGGCATTGCAGCAGGCGCTGGATAGTCGGGCAACCCGTGGCGGACATTCTACGCTGAACAATACCTACTTTGACACTGAGGAAGGAGCCTTGTCGCGCCAGACCTGTGCCTTGCGGATTCGACAAAAGGGAGAGACCGCCTTCGAGCAAACCCTGAAGACCCTGGGTAGCAGTCAGGGCGGCTTGACGGTGCGCCATGAGTGGAACTGGCCACTTGATCAAGGGCAGCTGGATGCCTCCTTGCTGGCCTCCGACGAGGTGTTGGGGCACTGGCCTGAAGGCATCTCTGCTGACTCCCTGATGCCCCTGTTTAACACTCACTTTGAACGTCAGCGCTGGATTTGGCAGCTGGGTCAGAGTGAGGTGGAAATTGTGCTGGATCAGGGCCTGGTACAGGCGCAAGGAGCCGAGATACCGCTGTGTGAGCTGGAGTTGGAACTGTTGCAGGGTGACCCGGCAGTGATCTGGAGGATGGCGGAAGCGCTTTGTGCTGAAGTGCCCTTGTGGATCAGCGATATCAGCAAGGCTGAACGGGGCTACCGGCTGCTCGGGCTGGGCCGCGACTGGCAACAGCCGGGTGATGTTTTTGAGGTCGGTGTCGACTTCGCCAATTTGCCAGATCAACTGAACAATTGCTTCGAATGGATCAAGCGGGCGTTAGAGACCCTGCTGTGGGAAGCTCCACCACCCACCACTCAACTGGCCGTCGGCTTTGCCGCCCACCTGCTGGCATTTTTTACGTTGGCCCGGCTGGAGCCGTCGTACCGGCAATGCCTGCCGACAGTGACCTTGGTTAATCCGTCGCTGGCACTGACGAGTGCCTGTCTGGTACGGACTGAGTTTGCCCAGCAGTCGCCGGTTGTACAATGTGCGGTCACAGATATAGCCGAGTGGCGTGATCAGCCGATGCTGGCTCAGACCTTGTTGAAATTGGGTCGCTGGTTGTGGCAGTTGCAGACGAGTACCAGCACCCCGCTGCCGCAACAGGGTAAGATGACATTCGACCGGTTGCTGGCACAGTGTCAGAGTGATCCAGAACATCGTGGGGCAGGGTTGGAACAGCCACAACGGCTGGTCGAATGGATGTTACTGGACGACGGCCTGGCATTGACTTCCCGCTGGCATCATGATGTTCGCACCAGCGCTGCCGAGCTACTGGGTTTACAGCTTGAACTAACGGCTATTCGACATTACACCCCGACGTTGAATAGCGAAGACTGGCGACAACGTTGCCAGCAGCGGGATGACCGTCGGTTACATCTGTCCAGCTTGCTGATCCAGCTGTCAGAACAACGCCCCCTAGTTTAA
- the argE gene encoding acetylornithine deacetylase, whose product MSNSVKKVPTFVESLSTLVGHNSISSVLPQYDQSNLAVIQSLAGWFETLGFATEILPVAGNPGKANLLATRGTGDGGLVLSGHTDTVPCNPERWISDPFTLTERDGRLYGLGTCDMKGFFSLVLEAVQAFHTSDFKQPLMILATADEESSMCGARDLARQGRLKGRYAVVGEPTSLRPIRMHKGIIMESVRLTGRAGHSSNPALGINSIDAMHDVIGELKNLRQELAAQYSNAHFAVSVPTLNFGCIHGGDNPNRICGSCELAFDLRALPGMSNDDLRHEIRQRLSPIAARNNVIFELETHFPGIEPFETLASSPLVQAAERLTGHRSEAVAFATEAPFLQALGFETIVMGPGSIDQAHQVDEFLALSQIAPGVELIRSLIQQFCLEESR is encoded by the coding sequence ATGTCCAATTCTGTCAAGAAAGTACCCACATTTGTCGAAAGCCTGTCCACACTGGTTGGTCACAACAGTATCAGCTCGGTGCTGCCCCAATACGACCAGAGTAATCTGGCGGTGATTCAGAGCCTGGCCGGCTGGTTTGAAACACTGGGATTTGCCACTGAAATTCTGCCGGTGGCAGGTAATCCAGGCAAAGCCAATCTGTTGGCGACACGAGGAACGGGGGATGGTGGCCTGGTGCTGAGTGGACATACCGACACCGTGCCCTGCAACCCGGAACGCTGGATCTCAGACCCCTTCACCCTTACCGAGCGGGACGGTCGTCTGTATGGCCTGGGTACCTGCGATATGAAGGGCTTTTTCTCACTGGTACTGGAAGCCGTACAGGCGTTTCATACCAGCGACTTCAAACAACCCTTGATGATTCTGGCCACTGCCGACGAGGAAAGCTCGATGTGCGGCGCCCGCGACCTCGCCCGCCAGGGCCGACTGAAGGGCCGTTATGCGGTGGTCGGTGAACCCACCAGCCTGCGCCCTATCCGCATGCACAAGGGGATTATAATGGAAAGCGTACGGTTGACCGGACGTGCTGGACACTCGTCCAACCCGGCACTGGGCATCAACAGTATTGACGCCATGCACGATGTTATTGGTGAGCTGAAAAACCTGCGCCAGGAGCTGGCTGCGCAGTACAGCAATGCCCATTTTGCCGTATCGGTCCCCACGCTCAACTTTGGCTGCATCCACGGGGGTGACAACCCCAACCGGATTTGCGGCAGTTGCGAACTGGCCTTCGACCTGCGCGCCTTGCCCGGTATGAGTAATGACGATTTGCGCCACGAAATTCGCCAGCGGCTGAGTCCGATAGCTGCCCGGAATAACGTAATTTTTGAACTGGAAACCCACTTCCCGGGTATCGAACCGTTTGAAACCCTTGCCAGCAGCCCGCTGGTGCAAGCGGCAGAGCGATTGACCGGCCATCGCAGTGAAGCCGTCGCTTTTGCTACCGAAGCGCCCTTTCTGCAGGCACTCGGGTTTGAAACCATCGTCATGGGGCCAGGCAGTATTGATCAGGCTCATCAGGTCGATGAATTTCTGGCGCTCAGCCAGATAGCGCCGGGGGTCGAGCTGATTCGCTCGTTGATACAGCAATTTTGTCTCGAAG